A part of Kryptolebias marmoratus isolate JLee-2015 linkage group LG8, ASM164957v2, whole genome shotgun sequence genomic DNA contains:
- the chdh gene encoding choline dehydrogenase, mitochondrial: MLSLATVDQAGARRVLTQTWARFVKDDRWFTASASHRSASSPSANQKTLSYSYVIVGAGSAGCVLANRLTEDAHESALLLEAGPKDKWLGSSRLSWKIHMPAALTYNLCDDKFNWFYHTLPQANMDNRVLYWPRGRVWGGSSSLNAMVYIRGHAEDYNRWQREGAEGWDYEHCLPYFRKAQCHELGQNRYRGGSGPLHVSRGKTNHPLHTAFIEAGQQAGYPFTDDMNGFQQEGVGWMDMTVYKGKRWSSASAYLRPALGRPNLKTEVRCLTTKILFDGKRAVGVEYMQNGQKKRAFADKEVILSGGAINSPQLLMLSGVGDADDLKELGIPVIQHLPGVGNNLQDHLELYVQQQCTQPITLYKAQKPLHMIKIGLEWLTLFTGYGATSHLESGGFIRSQPKVTHPDIQFHFLPSQVIDHGRVPSKIEAYQVHVGPMRSISIGWMKLKSTNPLDHPILQPNYLSTDVDVWEFRQCVKLSREIFAQKAFDSFRGPEVQPGPQVQSDAEIDAFVRQKADSAYHPSCTCKMGSPSDPMAVVDSNTQVLGLEQLRVVDASIMPSVVSGNLNAPTIMIAEKTADIIRGLPALVDPEVPVYKPPTLETQR, encoded by the exons ATGCTGTCCTTGGCCACAGTTGACCAAGCAGGAGCCCGAAGAGTTTTGACACAAACCTGGGCGAGATTTGTGAAGGATGACAG GTGGTTTACTGCTTCAGCTTCCCATCGGAGTGCCTCATCACCCTCGGCCAATCAGAAAACGCTGTCCTACAGCTATGTAATTGTTGGGGCAGGGTCAGCGGGCTGCGTTCTGGCTAACCGCCTCACAGAAGATGCACACGAGTCCGCGTTGCTTCTGGAAGCCGGACCAAAGGACAAATGGCTCGGAAGCTCACGGCTTTCATGGAAGATCCACATGCCAGCTGCACTGACCTACAACCTCTGTGATGACAA ATTTAACTGGTTCTACCACACTTTACCTCAGGCCAACATGGACAACAGGGTGCTGTACTGGCCAAGGGGCCGTGTTTGGGGAGGGTCCTCCTCACTCAATGCCATGGTTTACATCCGCGGCCATGCCGAAGACTATAACCGCTGGCAGAGGGAGGGAGCAGAGGGCTGGGACTACGAGCACTGTCTGCCTTACTTCAGGAAAGCTCAGTGCCATGAACTGGGACAAAATAG gtacAGGGGTGGCAGTGGGCCTCTTCATGTGTCCAGAGGAAAGACAAACCACCCCCTTCACACGGCTTTTATTGAGGCGGGGCAGCAGGCAGGATACCCCTTCACTGACGACATGAACGGGTTCCAGCAGGAAGGTGTTGGCTGGATGGACATGACCGTCTATAAAG GGAAGAGGTGGAGCTCCGCCAGCGCCTACCTGAGGCCTGCGCTGGGTCGACCCAATCTAAAGACAGAGGTGCGCTGCTTGACCACCAAGATCTTGTTCGATGGCAAGCGTGCTGTGGGGGTGGAGTACATGCAGAACGGACAGAAGAAGAGG gcGTTTGCAGATAAAGAAGTGATATTAAGCGGAGGGGCCATAAATTCGCCTCAGCTCCTCATGCTTTCCGGGGTCGGAGATGCAGATGACCTGAAAGAACTTGGGATTccagtcattcagcacttacCAG GTGTTGGTAATAACCTGCAGGATCACTTGGAGCTTTACGTCCAGCAGCAGTGCACTCAGCCCATCACCTTGTACAAGGCTCAGAAACCTTTGCATATGATTAAGATAGGCCTCGAGTGGCTCACCCTGTTCACTG GTTATGGAGCTACGTCCCACCTCGAGAGCGGAGGGTTCATTCGAAGTCAGCCAAAGGTCACACACCCGGACATCCAGTTTCATTTTCTGCCCTCACAAGTCATTGACCATGGACGAGTTCCATCTAAAATTGAGGCATATCAG GTTCATGTTGGACCAATGAGAAGCATTAGTATCGGATGGATGAAGCTAAAAAGCACCAACCCTCTGGATCACCCGATTCTTCAGCCAAACTATCTCTCCACTG ATGTTGACGTGTGGGAATTCAGGCAGTGTGTCAAACTGTCCAGGGAGATTTTTGCCCAGAAGGCTTTCGACTCGTTTCGTGGTCCAGAAGTCCAGCCCGGCCCTCAGGTCCAATCTGATGCTGAGATAGATGCTTTTGTGCGCCAAAAGGCTGACAGCGCCTACCACCCGTCCTGCACCTGCAAGATGGGCTCTCCCTCAGACCCTATGGCGGTCGTCGACTCGAACACGCAGGTTCTGGGTCTGGAGCAGCTGCGGGTGGTTGACGCCTCCATCATGCCCAGCGTCGTCAGTGGAAACTTGAATGCTCCGACGATCATGATCGCAGAAAAGACGGCTGATATTATCAGAGGTCTCCCTGCTCTTGTTGATCCAGAGGTTCCTGTGTACAAACCTCCAACACTCGAAACACAGAGATGA
- the LOC108236763 gene encoding uncharacterized protein LOC108236763 → MWRKILLFLCYVACQVTSHEIKVTCNEVDDKDFPPVSITASPSEVAGLEVVQITKGEELKLNISWAINIDASIDYLTGTWFEISGEPSYLCKYNPSFAKANLSGSEQKWFHFQLSAREGFYEIEAFNVPLVQVGTIPYRTIKVTPPLKSRTTTMSPPIGSTEPNTQVASSVEAPPPPEQNTKAVIILLVKVLAALIILSSCCIIYKRCIPCSASYLTVRSSPVVPVSVLVVYPAENSVFQHAVVALAEFLQLHGSCRVAIDLWQQGKIAELGPLRWLAEQVKAADRILIVSPQGDTSSSLHSQSIPNHSLPEHSIPATAHDLYPLILNMVASHAKSASEMTKFWVMHLNKKPCVFLPELKACKSFCLMKDLNKFCKSLHSPGKVVKKISSLLLKPGVSYSKNSTTKLREAIGMLEGCKSSLSREILIGDL, encoded by the exons ATGTGGCGAAAAATACTGCTTTTTCTCTGTTACGTCGCGTGTCAGGTGACATCACACGAAATT aaagtgACATGTAATGAAGTTGACGATAAGG ATTTCCCTCCGGTAAGCATCACAGCAAGTCCGTCCGAGGTGGCAGGTTTAGAAGTTGTGCAGATCACAAAGGGAGAAGAATTGAAGCTGAACATAAGCTGGGCTATCAATATCGACG CTAGCATTGATTACCTGACAGGCACTTGGTTTGAAATTTCAGGGGAACCAAGCTACCTCTGTAAATACAACCCATCTTTTGCCAAAGCAAATCTCTCTGGATCAGAGCAG AAGTGGTTTCATTTTCAACTAAGTGCAAGAGAGGGCTTCTACGAAATTGAAGCTTTTAATGTCCCTTTGGTTCAAGTGGGGACAATCCCATATAGAACCATTAAAGTCACTCCTCCACTAAAAT CAAGGACTACAACAATGTCTCCTCCCATAG GCAGCACTGAACCCAATACTCAAG TTGCTTCCTCTGTTgaggctcctcctcctccag AACAGAACACTAAGGCTGTCATCATATTGCTTGTCAAAGTCCTGGCCGCTTTGATTATCCTGAGTTCCTGCTGtataattt ATAAACGTTGCATACCCTGTTCTGCCTCATATTTGACTGTCAGAAGCTCCCCAGTGGTTCCAGTTTCTGTACTTGTGGTGTACCCTGCTGAGAATTCAGTCTTCCAGCATGCTGTAGTAGCACTGGCAGAGTTTCTACAGTTGCACGGCAGCTGCAGAGTAGCAATTGACCTGTGGCAGCAGGGAAAAATTGCAGAGTTGGGGCCCCTTCGCTGGTTAGCAGAGCAGGTGAAAGCTGCAGATCGCATACTGATTGTTTCTCCTCAAGGAGACACT tcaTCTTCACTGCACAGCCAGTCTATTCCCAACCACAGTCTTCCAGAACATTCCATCCCAGCTACAGCTCATGACCTTTACCCTCTGATTCTCAACATGGTCGCAAGTCATGCAAAGAGTGCCAGTGAGATGACCAAGTTCTGGGTCATGCACCTGAACAAGAAGCCTTGTGTGTTTCTGCCAGAACTGAAAGCGTGCAAGTCTTTCTGTCTAATGAAAGATTTGAACAAGTTTTGCAAGAGCCTTCATTCCCCAGGGAAGGTTGTGAAGAAGATATCATCCTTGTTGCTCAAACCAGGAGTTTCCTACAGTAAAAACAGTACTACAAAGTTAAGGGAAGCTATAGGAATGTTAGAGGGATGTAAATCAAGCTTATCCAGAGAGATCCTGATTGGAGATCTATGA